The halophilic archaeon DL31 region CTCCCGATACCGACGGTCCGGCCCCGGGGCTTAACCAACAACCGACCGGGGGCAACCCCGACGTGTTGGTTAATGGCGCGCTCGTCGACGCGCTGGAGTGGTTCCACCAACAACTCGACCGCGACCTCCCCGACGAGTGCGACCACGACACGCCTCGCGACTACTACCGCGAGGGGCGCGGGTGGGACGCCGACACTATCGACGAGAAACTCCTCGGGTTCGCGCCGGCGAACTACCGCGACGAGCTCGTTACGTATCTGTTCGACCGGGGCCACGGCCGCGAGGCGATACTGTCGACCGGCCTGTTCGGCGAGGACCTTCGCCCGCTGTGGCGCGGCCGGTACGTCCTCCCGTATTTCGACGATGAGGGCCGCCCCGTCTACGCGATTTCGAGGGAAATCACCCCGAAGCACCCTGAGGACTTCTTAGCTGGAAAATACGGAAAGCTCGCCCACACGAAGGACTACGCCACCGTCGAGGAACCGATTTACGGCCTCGACACCGTCCGCGAGGGCGAGCCCGTCCTTATCACCGAAGGTATCGCCGACGCGATAACGGCGCATGAGGCGGGGTATCCCTGTCTCTCGCCGGTGACAAAGGAGTTCAAAAAGAAACACCACGACGTCCTCCTCACGGCGCTCGCCGAGCGGAACGTCGACCGGGTGTACGTGATTCAGGACGCCGAACGGCCGACGAGTGACGTCGACGACCGCGACCGGCTCACCCTCCAGCAGTTCGGGCCGGGCGTCAAAGGCGCCGTGAAAACGGCCGCCTATCTCGACGAGCACGGCCTCGAGGCGAGAGTCGCCGAGCTCCCGCGACCCGGCCTCGCGAAAGTCGATCTCGACGACTACCTCCAGGGCTGGAGCGACGACCTCACGCCGCTCCTCGCCGGCGCGAAGCCCGTCGACCACCACGCGGCGTATGACCCCGACACCGCGAAGGACGTCGCCCTCGACGCCGCCGAGGCGTCCCACCTCGCCCGTGACCTCGACGCGGTCGACACCGACGGCAACCACTCGGCGCTATTCGACCTCGGGATTCGGGACGTCACCGGCCTGTCGTGGGACTACCGAGGGGCGAACCCGCTCGGCCACCACGGTGAGAGTGAGAGCTACTTTGTCCTCCTCGAGGGCCACGGCGTCGCCTACGACCACAAGTACAAAGCCGGGTACAACGCCCTCACGTACCTCCTCGTCGACGCCGGCGAGCGACGACCGGCCTCACCGAACGGTCGGCTCGAGGACACCGAGGTATTCGCGGCCTGGCGACACGCCAAACGCGAGGGCTGTATCCCCGACGACGACCCGATCCCTCACCGAGCGCTCCAGTACGTCGCTCGCGAGCACGACCTCATGGAGGACGGCGACCTCATGGACGGGTGGAAGCTCCCGCGCGAGGCGTACAACGCCGCCCTCGAGACGGTTCGCGAGGAGTACGACGTCGACCCCGGCCGAGGCGACATAGCGGCCGGCGAGCGCGAGCACACCGCCGTCCTCCCGACTGCCGTTCGCGACCTAACACACGCGACGAGCGGGTGGGACTGGAAACACACCGCCGAGCAGGGCGACGCGACCCTCACCGTCGACGACGCCCGCGAGCGGACCGTCGACGCTATCGCCGACGCCTACACCTCGAGCGACCGGGTACTGATCGAAGCCCTCCCGACGATGGGCAAGTCCTACGGCGCCGTGAAAGCCGCCGCCGACACCGACGAACAGGTGACGGTGCTCACCGGCCGCGGACACAAAGAACAGTACCAGCAGTTCCGGGAGTGGTGCGACGAGCACGGCCTCGACTACTACACCCTCCCGAGCTTCACCCGAGACTGTGAGACGTCGAACGGCGAGCACGGCGCCGAGTGGGCCGACACCGTTCGCGGGTGGTACAACCGAGGCGCGACGCCGAAGAAGATTCACAAGAGCGCGGAGTACGTCCTTGATCGCCCGCTCCCCTGTCAAGAGCACGAAGGCCAGCGGTGCCCCTACGCGAGCAAATGGGACTTTGACCCCGACGACTACGACGTCCTCATAGGCCACTACGCACACGCACACAAACCGAAGGCGACGACGGGGCGGACGGTCGTATTCGACGAGTTCCCCGACGCCTACGAAACCCTCCTCGGGCCGGAGCTTCAGGGCGCGGTATCGTACTGGCTCGAGGCGACCGACGGCGTCCCGTTCGACAGTCACACCGACCTCGTCGAGAACCGGAGCGACGAAAGCCGGCGCGCCGACGCACTCCTCTGGTTCGACGAGCACGGTGTCGAACCCGACGAAACCCATGTGTTCGACGACGCGAGCGCACACGCGGCCGCCCCGCTCGCGGTGTTCACCCTCCTCGCGAGCGACGATCTCGGGAACGGGTTTGAACGCGCCGAGCTCGAGGACGTCGGCCTCGGTGTGTACGACCGCGCTCGAGGCGGGGTATCCGTCCTCCAGGCGCCGGCGCTTGAGTACGCGAGCGGTGTCGTCGCCCTCGACGGAACGCCGACGAAACGTTTGTGGGAGCTCGCCCTCGGCGAACGACTGAACCACCGGCCGGTGCTCCAGGGCGACGAGCGCGCCGAATACGTCCGCGACGCCCTGAATCTGAATCTGGTTCGGACCACCGAGTACGTGAAACCGTACAACTCGAGCGACCACGTCAACACCGAGCAGGACGCCGCCCTCCTCGAGGCGATCACCGAGAAACACGACGAGCGGCCGTCGGTGATCACGACGACGGACGGCGAGCACGAATACGACGCCGACGGCGTCCTCGAGCACGTCGACGAGACGAAACACTACGGGAACGTCCTCGGGAGTAACGAGTTCGACGACACCCGGCTCGGCGCCGTGATAGGGTCGAGCCACTACGGCGACCCCTACGTCAAGAAGTGGGGCGCCTACGCCGGCGAGGCGGTCGACCGAGGCGAGGAGAAAGGCGCCGACCTCTCCTACGGCGGGTTCGGCGACGACGTCCTCACCCATATGCGCGAGCACGAAACCCTCCAGGCGGCCATGCGATTCGGTCGCGACGGGAACGGCGCCGTCGTCTATGTGCATACCGACACCCTCCCCGAGTGGGTCCCACTCGCCGGCGAGGGCCGCGTCGTGTCGACCTGGAGCGACGGGATGCGGGACGTCGTCAACGCCCTCAAGGAGCTCACCACGGCGACGACCGCTGCCGTCGTCGCACACCCAGCCGTCGACGTCGGGCGTCGGCAGGTGTTCGCCCACCTGGAGAACCTCCGGGAGCGGGGCGTCCTCGCCCGCGAGCAGGACGTCGAGGACGGCCGGCGCGTAGTGTGGCGCGACGACGGGATCCACCGACTCGGCGAGCACGGCGACGTCGACCTCGACCCCGTCGACCCCTCGGACCTCGACGACGAAGTTCAGGAACTGGCGCGTAGTAGTATCTATACGTGGGAGTTCCTCAACCGGAGTGGCCAGGACGCCGGTTCGACCGGCGGCCCACCCGGCGGGCCGACCTCGGCGCCGATCGACGCCGTCGCGACGGGTGACCCCCCGCCCGACCCCACCGACTAACGCCGGAAACGCAGTGTGTTCGCCCCTCCTCGCGAGCGACAGCTCCAGCGCTCGCACGTCATATAAGAAACAACCCCCCATGAGCGACTTCTGAACACCCCATAGCAACGCAGACCCATAGCACA contains the following coding sequences:
- a CDS encoding hypothetical protein (KEGG: hvo:HVO_2263 hypothetical protein); this translates as MTTDDTDDDTHAQLAEYLRLNPDTSAIEAVGHVGADPNRWVDVVEQALAGDHPHTSLPKPTDPVDDGERGFCKSPNVRAKAEINRCSSPPGPVNVEDGRTDADEPGESPDDAGADPDPEDENPTLEADKPTSTTSDTPDTDGPAPGLNQQPTGGNPDVLVNGALVDALEWFHQQLDRDLPDECDHDTPRDYYREGRGWDADTIDEKLLGFAPANYRDELVTYLFDRGHGREAILSTGLFGEDLRPLWRGRYVLPYFDDEGRPVYAISREITPKHPEDFLAGKYGKLAHTKDYATVEEPIYGLDTVREGEPVLITEGIADAITAHEAGYPCLSPVTKEFKKKHHDVLLTALAERNVDRVYVIQDAERPTSDVDDRDRLTLQQFGPGVKGAVKTAAYLDEHGLEARVAELPRPGLAKVDLDDYLQGWSDDLTPLLAGAKPVDHHAAYDPDTAKDVALDAAEASHLARDLDAVDTDGNHSALFDLGIRDVTGLSWDYRGANPLGHHGESESYFVLLEGHGVAYDHKYKAGYNALTYLLVDAGERRPASPNGRLEDTEVFAAWRHAKREGCIPDDDPIPHRALQYVAREHDLMEDGDLMDGWKLPREAYNAALETVREEYDVDPGRGDIAAGEREHTAVLPTAVRDLTHATSGWDWKHTAEQGDATLTVDDARERTVDAIADAYTSSDRVLIEALPTMGKSYGAVKAAADTDEQVTVLTGRGHKEQYQQFREWCDEHGLDYYTLPSFTRDCETSNGEHGAEWADTVRGWYNRGATPKKIHKSAEYVLDRPLPCQEHEGQRCPYASKWDFDPDDYDVLIGHYAHAHKPKATTGRTVVFDEFPDAYETLLGPELQGAVSYWLEATDGVPFDSHTDLVENRSDESRRADALLWFDEHGVEPDETHVFDDASAHAAAPLAVFTLLASDDLGNGFERAELEDVGLGVYDRARGGVSVLQAPALEYASGVVALDGTPTKRLWELALGERLNHRPVLQGDERAEYVRDALNLNLVRTTEYVKPYNSSDHVNTEQDAALLEAITEKHDERPSVITTTDGEHEYDADGVLEHVDETKHYGNVLGSNEFDDTRLGAVIGSSHYGDPYVKKWGAYAGEAVDRGEEKGADLSYGGFGDDVLTHMREHETLQAAMRFGRDGNGAVVYVHTDTLPEWVPLAGEGRVVSTWSDGMRDVVNALKELTTATTAAVVAHPAVDVGRRQVFAHLENLRERGVLAREQDVEDGRRVVWRDDGIHRLGEHGDVDLDPVDPSDLDDEVQELARSSIYTWEFLNRSGQDAGSTGGPPGGPTSAPIDAVATGDPPPDPTD